In the genome of Salmo trutta chromosome 39, fSalTru1.1, whole genome shotgun sequence, the window atgtgcacttcacaaaatagatggcaacatgaggagaaacattatgtggatatattgaagcaacatcaagacatcagtcaggaagttaaagcttggttgcaaatcggtcttccaaatgaacaatgaccgcaagcatacttccaaagttgtggcaaaatggcttaaggacaacaaagtaaaggtattggagtggccatcacaaatccctgacctcaatcctatagaaaatgtgtgggcagaactgaaaaagcgtgtgcgagcaagaaggcctacaaacctgactcagttacaccagctctgtcaggaggaatgggccaaaattcacccaacttattgtgtgaagcttgtggaaggctacccaaaacgtttgacccaagtgaaataatttaaaggcaatgctaccaaatactaattgagtgtatgtaaacttctgacccactgggaatgtgatgaaataaataaaagctgaaatcaatcactgtactattatgctgacatttcacattcttacaatgaagtggtgatcctaactgacctaagacagggaatttttactgggattaaattcaagaattgtgaaaaactgagttaaaatgtatttggctaaggtgtatgtaaacttctgacttcaactgtacatattacctcaactaaccggtgcccctgcacattgactctgtaccggaaccccctgtatatagcctcactactgttattttgcTGTTGCGCCttaattattttatatatataaaaaaaatagatttgaattaatcatgttttgaggctatacagtgtttgtttacatttacattgtaagcttatattttgggctTATATTTTCTATTTTGAGTTTATagtttgggttctgatggggtaaaaCAGTTGAACTAGGTTATAAGTTATATTCATCAAGAATCAATGagtatatcattaatttaaaagtccacaaatggatgtagcaactgcagattgccccttcaaGACCCAGTTATATCAATAGCTACAAAGTAGTAGGACTAGGAATCACCAAGATCTTCCTTTGCACGTCACATTTGCAATTAGCCTGTCCAGCACGGTGTTAGAGCTAGCTAGGAAGACAATCCCACCTCCGATTTATCGCATAAACGCGGGACGGTGAGCCCTGGTTGCCAAGCTCATAACTGCTGATTTAAGTCTGAATGTATACTCGTGTCTGCTACCCTCCATCAAAAATGACTGGTCTCCATTATTTTGATTGCTGCTAGAGGTAGTGCCTAGTATAACTGGTCCGTTAGTGTTGGTACTTAAACATTTTAATTAGGCCTAAATATTATTCCTAACAATTATTTGTGTACTTTGTACGGAAAACAATATTGCTGTATCGGCTACTTTTCATTACTCACTGCGTAGAGCTGGATGAAAAATACTTTTTGCTCAAGGAATATAATACATTTAGCTTGCTTTTCAGCCATTGAGAAAATACAGGCCTACCTTTTTTGTAATGTTGCCATCGAAATCAATAATTCCATGTTGGTCTTGATAAACCTGCAACACAGGCCAGTCCCTATGACAGGTAATCCACAACATAGAACCCACAAGTTTCACTTGCTCGCTCGAGGAAGGTAGTTTGGCATAATTTTTAGGGCTCTATCAAATCTGCGTTCCGGAGAATGTGGAAGGAAAAGGAATACAGATATTAAAACAGAATTCAACAACGTTAAAAAAGTTAATCATAAGAcctgaacaaaatgcatcagtgatttgtattttcctgcaactttctgaaacagcacaggaatgcccccatctgtgtgtgtgtgtgtgtatgtctatactttgtgtagccgttagcaatgatgctaatgataaccatcttctggtagatatgggaaggctttcccaaaaaccttctcaattaaatgttatactacaaagtagcctacctGGCAAAATgatatgattatttgcatcaatccagtggccatttgtttagcAAACTTTGCGATCACGAGTGCTACAGAAACCTATGCTAACCAAAACACGGTGTGTTGCTGTTGTGCACTTAATTTACACACAATCTTAATTTCTTTTAAAAAAACTCAGAGCTCAAAAGTAGtcccctgatgtggtttaagcattgttgtgaacTTAGAACATCCAACTTGGTTTTCTTTCTATAAAGATTGAGAGcaaaaacctaaaaaaaaaaaattgggaaaAAACTGCAACAAAACTAATTTGAGAAAAAgtgattttatagggccctacatTTTGTAAATTTTTGGTGGTGGGCACCAATATTAATAATTTGATAGAAATCTAATATTTTGATAGCGATATGAGCAAGGCATGTCATGATATCGGTTTATTCTTCCTGTTATTAAGCTACACTGTTCCGCAAAACTGGGATACATGACTGATCCTTCTTGCACAAAACTCTCACAGACCTTGTCACAGGCTTAGCATACTTAATTGCCTGATGATGGGCCATCCACTGTGGATGGGCTTCCCATTGTAATCAAACTGGTTAGTTAGGTTCGAATTAAACCAGACTGACTCAACTTTGCATCCATTGAGCTATTTGGTACCATTTATACTTTTTAAACTAGAAAAGTTTTGTGCCATAGTCTGTCAAGGAATAAAGGGATACTTCAAACAACCAAAACAGATGGACAATGTTGATAGGAAGGTACACATACAATGATGCTGCAAGGTAAAAGTGGCAGGCTTGATCACTTGGGCACATTGGATACTCTGACAATAGGGGCAGTCAGGACAAATGGTGTGGCACCTCATTATAATATAAATGAAGTGCAAATGTACATGGGACACACCGCTAATATGATATACTACATTTAAGGCACCTTTTATGGCTTGTGAGTGCTAGGCTAACTTTagaactactggctgaaattatataAATATCCCACTTCATTTATTTGAAATGAACAACATACAAACGACAattttaaacaaaataaacaaggtTTTTAACTGATGGTATTCTATGTTACATCCAGGTACATTAGTGATTCACAGGAAAAATAAACCCATCATGAAACAAATGAGCCACATCTACAAGATCAGAGAGAGCCGTTAATGAGTGAGTGTGACCCatagagatagaggactcatcatgtATATAACCCATTTtggcatggacattgccattgagggcttccaccatgccGCCGCCATTTCAAAGTATTAAAAGTAGCCAACTGgatggggattcctatgggttttagcatcaatggcactgcccatgctgtcaaAGACACTACAATGTCAGAGATAAAGTTgagtcctctctctttccttttggTTTGACCCAATATCTGAAAACAAAATCACATACTAGCTATCCAAAGGAATGTGTGTTCCATCAATTACCCCGACACAAATGGGGGGGATGAACATGCAAAAGACAAGTCTAAGGTACGTGATTCAAACCCAACAGACATCTCTTCAGACATGGTTCACTGGGAGTGGAAAATCATGTACAATGGTGCAAAAACTCCATTATTATTCAAGTCTTGGTTTTACAAAGGGAAAATATTAAAAACATTGTCACTTCCTCCTTTCTAAATTATGAGTAAATAGCTTATTCATGATTTAAGATTCCTTCATTGTTTGTCATCCCCTTTCAGAACAGAATGTCTTCGTTCTTTATAAGCGTCTCCACCACCTGTCTCTGGTAGCGGATGTCATTGAGCGCCGTCATCGCATCCAGGTCTGGGGCACGCATGAGGGTGGGCCCAAAAACAATGCCAAGGTTTTCTGCATTCATCAGGGTGTCTTTCTCATTTTGGGTTACCCTTTGAAGAGGAACAGGAAAGGGTcaggcaaagagagagaaacagcaaaaaaaaaaaaaaaaaacctttggGTGCCATTGACATGCTCATTCAAGGCCAAATTAGTTTTCTACCATAAAACAAATTATTGGCTACTGTTAACATATAATGCCTAGTAAAAAATATTAACTTTACAATTAATAATAATTGAAAAAAGGCCTGTCTTGATTGCATAAGTATTTGTCCTAAGATTTTCCTTAAGTCACACAATAAGCTGCTTCACAAGTATTTACACATTCTAACACTAGAACCGCCATTGGCCGACGGGTATTTGATTTTGTAATTAAAATAAGGCAGAGGCTGCGGATCCCACCCCCATGGATCCCTTTTCCCCAGAACTGAAGATTCGAATCACGTTGTGCATGTGATTCTTTGGCAAGCGCTGCTGAGTTTTGGCCGCATGAGAAAAATGTGACCATGCGCACAATCACCCGAAAATCTCATATGAAATTAGGTGATGTAATTTGACTTACAGTATgttatactatgctattatattcgGTTATGTTATATAGAATactatcattatgtgatcttgtagacattgattcagctttgatctaactttattaaaaaAGCATCATTCGCCAGGGTAGCATGTTCTCTGGGCAGCTCAACGAGTAGAGCAGAGACTGTGCAAAGTAGAGAACCCAGCACCTGCGCAGAAGGTTCGGACCTTTAGCTGTCGGGAAGAGGGGTGATTGAATTTACAAATGTACAACGCTTAGTTCACAATGGCAAGAAAAACAAAGTGAATTGATGCGCACACTGTATCGAAGATGGATTAGAATTTGGAACATCTCACTAGTTATTCAtatggaaaaaaaatatttttattgtacTATATTGCATTATATTATAAATACTATAACAGAATAAATTAATTGACATGGCAGGAATCAACTATTCAACGTGAGATAAAGATGCTGTTAGATTCCACTGGAACAGAGCGGCAAAATACGTGCATGCCAGGGActccgttaggaaaatgtggcgccacacatttgaccggcagcattttcatttaaattacatttgagaaatgtaccaGACCCATAAGTTTGGGGAAGcaaattttcaccataaaaatgcacctttataatataAAATACCATTCATCATCACATTTGAAGTCTGATGTAAGATCACATTACAAATAGTAGGCTATGACTCAATCACTGTTTGCAAATAAAATACCAATCAATGCATGGCTGAGCGagtatagtgtagaggcctgggCTATATCAGATACATTTCTTCTTTCTTTGCACGtgaaaaacacatttcatgcaattctactacactttatatgactggagacattagcagaatcttttttaataagacaaattacagggtagcctactctgctgaAACTCACAATTAAtaaaaacaaggttgtccatATAATAGGCCTACGATAAGGGGAGACACAAATACGACGTTCATCTAAactggaggaggaaattattgtccaaaaacaaacttAAGTGGGACTGACCCAACAATGATAGCCGATGCTCTCCGCTGGTGCCAATAAGGTAGGCTATAGGACTACTGTTATTCGCTCAATTAAGATGAACATTTTGATATCTAAAATACAGATTAGTCttttcattgtcttctctttacagcaatagccatttgctttccaaactatgTTTTCCTGCGATGTAATTTAGAAATATTGTAATATGCCTGGCTGGGCCTCTACTTTTCAGTGACAGTCGTAAATCAACAATCTATTTGGTATTTGCAGCGCTCGCTGCCTTTCCTTCCGActgaagctaatgatcctctgtggccaaatcatgctttagtagtctattttgaattattttacttatttctgtatagacaggagtaggcTAATTCGGCTATATACATGTTggcaatttaattcaatttactTGGGGAAATCTACTATACGCATAGTAGAAAAAAAGTTtaactattctattggtcagcttgtcgagaaaTAAATAGCCCAGACTCAGTTGTGGATAGATACCACATTCATTCATAAAATCAGAAGGCCTAGGtgacatacattttctttttaaaaGCAATGAATCTGATACAACAGATCAAGaccgtttagcttaaaatgttgataaactattattgcTTAACATTATTAGCACAGCAATatgcacaaggcagtaggctacacGCAAATGTGCATTTGGCTACCGGAAAATGAAAGACagttgaaataaaaatagaacaagAAATGAGCTACTAGTTTCAATGTctgtataaaataattgcctctaCTGATGGTGACATGTTGCCTTGGCTACGTTGAAACAAGGTAAAACATGCCTCATACTATGTAGTAAAATGcacaggtttcaaacaattaagtagctATAGTATATGTTTTAGAAacgcatactgcctccagctcattgcaaagtggtgtgagAATTACAAATAGGCATTTTTATTTGTGGCCAAAAAACTATTTTTAACATCCTAAtggctgtcaaaggtgcttccaccaactATTGTTCAGGTGCGCACATATTTATGCAATCAAGACATCTCcagatttttttgttattgttaaaacttcttagggatagccccctttttttcaatttttgcctaaaatgacatacccaaatctaactgcctgtagctcaggccctgaagcaaggatatgcatattcttggtaccatttgaaaggaaacactttgaagtttgtggaaatgtgaattgaatgtaggagaatataaacacaaaagatctggtagaagaaaatacaaagaaaaaaaccaaccgcttttttttctttttaccaccatctttgaaatgcaactgAAAGGTCTCACTTCAAGctatcactctggttgtaattctgaTGGTGTCCATAAGATGGCAGCTGTGTATGCGCAAAGTTTCAGACAGATATCTTGAAGTATGAGCGAACTACAtgacatttgggcaaatcgtgaaggagacatttttGCATTCATATAACGTTTTTATTCAAGAAtttcgtcaaatctgtatacttggactttgatttagcttttccagtattagtagccatattataagttaaacatttgcaaaacaaccagttttcataacttcgtAACTCGGAATATTcgtataatttttgtccaaaaggaaaaggcatgctgtcgcacaaggttagcagctGCATTTTGCGACAGATATAGGGTTTCCAGATACTCCCGTTAAGCCCAGATCATTGGCTATCTAgttagctttgtttgaccccgattgatgcttatttgacaaagttgaAGACCGCCCGTGTCATTGGCGTGCCATGAaagcgtcgctctctgaccaaatttggtgtcctataggatatactacaaacctaatgatatagtgaagtccggttacgttctaggatctcagaggaatacatacaaatgtgatttgactggttcaaacaacgtttagggttagattttcacagattctgttctttgcaaattgaacaactggaaatacaaaatccatcatgcatgctatatggacctttttaagatatgaaaaaggattttatccaacaaaacgacacttcatgttatctctgggaccctttggatgataaatcagagcaagatttcagaatgtaagtacacatttcaccttcagcggtgaatttatcaaacctatcgcggtgaaaaaagtgttGTTGTTAGGggctctcaaacaatagcatgacattttttcgcagtaatagctactgtaaattgacagtgcagttatattaacaagaattgaagctttcagccgatattaGACACATACGTactgacatttgttgtttctctaaaatctgcgatcatGACACAACGCTCTGCATGacttacaactgtcccgttgacgggacgtcgctccctaagaagttttaatagaCTGTACATCTAATCATTGTCTCTACTCAATGACTAGGCACTATACGCCTGTTTTACCATAATATACTACAATATTTGGTCTCACCTCTTTAAGTGGGCCATGAGATAACACAGTGTTTCACAGTGTGCAGGTGGCAGCAGCTTCAGAGCTTCATGATGGTCCTCTAACCGCTTGTCTGGATCTGTAATCTCTAGAACCCGACAAAACGGACACACAGTCAGCGTCTGCAGGATAGGAACCGTAACACacaccaaataaaaatctaaatagaAATATTCATTAAACGGGCTAAGTTTAGGACTAACTTGCTGCCTCCATGAACCTTGGGTAGGCATCATACGTGATAAGAGGAATAGGTAAATCCCTGAAGTACAGTTTCAGTGCGCCAGTGATTATATTGATGTCTTCATACACATTCACAGAAATGTCCGCCTTTTCACCATCtattgggagagagggagaatttGTTTAACTTAACTATAGATGGGGCAGTTAATTAAAAGATGCCACAACGGTTGCATGCATCCAAAATAAGAACTTAGAATGACATTGTTTTGTGGCTATGCAGCCAGTCTAGAGATTATAAACTCAGTTGGCACTCGATTGGCCTTACTTGATAACTGCCATTAACAATTAAATCAGTTTTTGTCCAACCTAGTCCCCGCAATCTTTCAGCAATATCAACAATAGTCCTTGAAAAATGCTGTCCATGGCCTAAGTCCAATTGATACCCACTGACTGCCCCAGCCAGAAAGCAGGTAACTGAATGCGATACAGTGGCAAAAGGGAAAAGGGCCCTGCCTCTGTCAAAAGCCAGCTTCACATCTTCAATCAGATCACTGAAGCCTGAGATTCTGTACAGGCCCTCAGACTGAACACCTACAGTTAGAGAAGGACGGGAGAGAAAGACAATGACAAATTAAACAGCTTTACATTTATCAAACTAACACCAGTACAAATTCATACCTCTCCATTACTTGTCAGGAAATTCGAACAAAGTAACATGAACATTGTTACTGGAGGATGTCTGAAACCATAACAACCGTATAGCAAAAAAACATCACAAGTGGGTCGTTTTCTACTGCTCACCTCTAGACTCAATCTCTTGTATGCACATGTCCACCACCATGGGTCGCTTGGAATTGTGGGCTTTTACCAGGGTCGTAAGGTCACAACTGTATACTTTCTTGACATGCTTGAGGTCAGGCTTACAGTCGTTTGGCACCATTTTGGAACACTGTTTGTGGACATTCAAACCGCAATCTGGGCAGAAAAAGAGACTAGCAATAATGCTGTATcatttaattgaacctttatttaggcAGGGTAGTCCTGCCTAAATAAAGTATCATTATCACAATTTAAAATGGCAGGCAGCACTAAAAACGATTCTTCTGTTACAACGCATAAACGCATCCTCAATGTTATGCCAATCTGATTTCTTTTCCAATTGGAGATGAATTgtgtatgttttatttaacctttatttaggcaGGGGGTCCCATTGAGACCAGCCTTGTTTGCAAGGGAGCCCTGTATTACAAGAGCAATAGTAAGAACCCACTTTATCATGCACATCATTTCTTAAGGTCTGCAGTGGCGATCTCTGATCAATTTGCCCTTAAAGTGACATTGAAAACTagagcaaatcaaattgtattagtcacatgcgccgaacacaacatgcttacttacgagcccctaaccaacaatgcagtttaaaaaaaatacagataagaataagaaataaaactaagaagtaattaaagagcagcagtaaaataacaatagcgagactatatacaggggggtaccggtacagagtcaatgtgcgagggcaccggttagttgaggtaataaatacatgtaggtagaggtactaaagtgactatgcatagatgataacaacagagagtagcaacggTGTGAACgagggggaaagggggggatgggcaatgcaaatagtctgggtagccatttgattagatgttcaggagtcttatggcttgggggtaaaagctgtttagaagcctcttggacctagacttggcactccagtaccgcttgcgtgcggtagcagagagaacagggtggctggagtctgacaatttttagggccttcctctgacaccgcctggtggaggtcctggatggcaggaagtttggccccagtgatgtactgggccttggGTCAGATGCCGagcggttgccataccaggcggtgatgtaaccgggtcaggatgctttcgatggtgcagctgtagaactttttgagaatctggggacctatgccaaatactttcagtctcctgatggggaaaagCTGTTGTCATgcactcttcacaactgtcttggtgtgtttggaccatgatagttcgttggggatgtggacaccaaggaacatgaaactctcgacccactccactacagccccgtcgatgttcaTGGAGGCCTGATCGGctcaccttttcctgtagtccatgatcagatCCTTTGTCTCgctcacattaagggagaggttgttgtcctggcaccacacggccaggtctctgacctcctccctataggcggtctcatcgttgccggtaatcaggcctaccactgttgtgtcgtcaacaaaattaaatggtgttggagtcgtatttggccacgcagtcatgggtgaacagggagtacaggaggggactaagcatgcacccattgggcccctgtgttgaggatcagcgtggcagacgtgttgttgcctacccttaccctTATGGAAATGTCAGTTtttgatttaatacatttgcaaacatttctaataaccagtttttgctttgccattatggggtaaacaatttaatccattttagaataaggctgttacgtaacaaaatgtggaaaaagtcaaggggtctgaatactttccgaaagatATGTAGGTTTTCAAATGTTTTccctaaaataaaggttaaataaaaaaattctaataacggcagccaagcatccaagctaactggctaacattgactagctagctactttaAAGAcaaaaatgagagaacagctcactctgactaATTTTACTCACCTTTGCTGCGCTGGTTAGACTATTTTCATGTTATCAAGATGGTTAGTGATTGTAACTTACTTGCAACATTTCAATTCGTTTTTTTAGCCAATGTTTACTGGCACCTGTCATATCAACAGGCACAACTTGTCGTTCGTAAATTCATAAATTATTCTGTGCTCTGACACTCTCAAACCAGAGTGCTCTGAACTCGAATAGATTACCAGATAGAATTTACGAACGCCctgtagacactggtatggtgctgTATATGACATCTCCTCGAAACCTGGTTCAAACTAGCTGTGTGTTAAAAGACAAAACACAAAGCAGAGACCACAGTTTGCTTCCCACCCTCCCTTTACCTGCACATTTAACTCCCTGAGCGATGAGGCCCCACATGAAGTTGGCACAATATTCACACCAGTGGGGTCCCCGGAAGGTGTGCACCtgcaggggagaggaagagaggatgaaAACATGGTCACTTTTTTACTGGATGGAAGGATAGATGGACATACTAGGCTTTCCCCTGGCTCTCCACAGCCTGCGCACACTGAAGGAGCCAATTGGGAATTATCCCTGTGTGAGAGATAAGCAGCACTAGAAAGTAGACTGGCAGGCCTTAATGGGGGTTGGAGAGTGGCGGTGGTGGGAGTGTATGTGTGTACCATGGTTGACAATGCCAGGGTTATCACATATCTAAAAGGGACTACATCAAACAAATGCCTAGTTCTGCCAGGTAATGGCTAGACCAAATCAGAAATGCTCAACATATATCTGTGAAAAGCATGGTGGACTCTTGTTTTAGATTGTTATTTTGGGAATGGGAACGTGGAGGATAGGCATCTTGTGCAAATGACAAGACAAACAACAAATGAGAAAACCTAATGACTGGTGTTATAGCAGTCTTGGTATTTAAAAAAACCTCACAAAACCAAATTAATTATTTTCACATGCTCTAGTAAAATTATATCTGGCTGAGATTATTTTAGGAGAAGATGGTTGCTGTGTTTGACTGGTAAGTGGCGTGGTTAGCAAGATGCGGCTGGATTCTGTGAGGGTCCCCAAGCGTCTGGTTGGGCAGAATGGGATTAAGGGCTGTGTTGTGTTCTGTCAGGTTGTCTCCCTCTCCCAGTTTATATGAGCTACCCACGACAGGTCCGGTAGCCAGTCAGACTACTCTATTGGTTGCTGAGGACTACTACAATCCCTCCTCCTTCATGACTACTCAAAATGATGCTCACTAGTCAGAAGCCGATCAGAATTTATATTCGATCTTTTACAAAGAGGCAATTGTCTCCCCCGTCAttccaaaaatgtaaaatatgcCAATCAAACAACCTCAAAATGTGATATAACCACCATAAAGGCAGTGAAAAAGAAAGAGCTGAAGAGGAAAAGTAAGAAGTGTTAAGCAGGCAAGTTCAGGTCTTACCTTGAAATTGTGGACTTTCTCATACTTGGTCGCGTGGTCGTTGTCCTTCAGGGTGGCTCGACGGACCAGTGAGGTGAGCTGTGAATAGGCAAACAGTTTGAGAGGTTGCCAGAAGGTGGCACGGGGCTTCTGGGTCCCTGACCCCATCCTCACACCCAGGGCTGTGGCCATAATGTTCTTCTGCGCCCCCTCCTTCTTAGCCTCGTGTACCAGAGACTTCTTCCCCTCCCTGACTATGTACAACTCCCTGGATGGCATGATGGGTGGGCAATAAAAGGGAAATTCCCCCCGTTTTCTCAGAACAGCTGATGTGATGCCTATGTGGAGgactgacagagctggagagcgAGCTCACAGAGGTCAACTCGGAGCGGATCAGAGCAAGCCTGTACTCAGCACCGCTGCTTGCATCGTTAAAATCAACGCATCAGGTAAACCAAAACAAGCCAACGAAAGCAGTATGTAAAATCCACTAAGAATCCAAAGATCTAAAAGGAAAAAAAAGTAGTTAGAGTATTCCTTTAAAATTACAGTGCCACAGAATTGTGTCCTTAATCCTGTGCTGATCAGGGTGTCTAAACGAGATTCCTCCTCAAAAGATCCGGCTTGACTGTGTGCATCGATGCAGATGAGGTGTGTGGCTGAGTTTATCCTCTCCATGTCGCGCTGATACTGTCGCTGGTGCACAGACAAAACCCAGAGTGAATACAGCCACTGGGCGGGGGGgaggaagcaagagagagagagcgagcgagtgaaAGCAGGTGAAGTATTGGGTAGTCACTGCTGGATTTAAATGTCACATTGAGAATAAGCCAATCAGAGAAAAGAACAGGCTCGGCTTTATCACCAGTGCTGTAGTATATTCCTATTACCccacaggcagagggagagagagctcaaTCCTACAATACAGCTCAATGTCACTGTAGCTCCAGGGTTGAGAGACTGAGCATTAATCTGAAAGCTACAAAAACATATCTACCACATACAGAAGAAAATAATTCCCCAAATTTTAGGATATGGTGCAATTGATTGAACTTTCAGACAACTTAGTCCAACATGGTTGTAACTTCCAGAGTAAAAAAAACACACTATAGGATCTGCATGTATTCAAAACAACTATTTACAAAATAATTTTACACATTACttgttatatacagtgcattcagaaagtattcagaccccttgactttttccacattgttacgttacagccttattatacaattgattcaatagtttccccccctcatcaatctacacacaataccacataatgacaaagcaaaaacaggttaagacattttttcaaatgcataaaaaaatacaattaaaataaaaataatatttacctaagtattcagaccctttactttgttgaagcacctttggcagtgattacagcctcaagtcttgggtgtgacgct includes:
- the LOC115179350 gene encoding N-chimaerin isoform X2; translated protein: MISREEADQLLSVAEGSYLIRESQRQPGTYTLALRFGNQTRNFRLYRDGKHFVGEKRFESIHDLVTDGLITLYIETKAAEYIAKMTINPIYEHIGYTTLNKEPTLKKHLPVCQEVPDGPAPQGERGDEEKGLTSLVRRATLKDNDHATKYEKVHNFKVHTFRGPHWCEYCANFMWGLIAQGVKCADCGLNVHKQCSKMVPNDCKPDLKHVKKVYSCDLTTLVKAHNSKRPMVVDMCIQEIESRGVQSEGLYRISGFSDLIEDVKLAFDRDGEKADISVNVYEDINIITGALKLYFRDLPIPLITYDAYPRFMEAAKITDPDKRLEDHHEALKLLPPAHCETLCYLMAHLKRVTQNEKDTLMNAENLGIVFGPTLMRAPDLDAMTALNDIRYQRQVVETLIKNEDILF
- the LOC115179350 gene encoding N-chimaerin isoform X1, which translates into the protein MALNVFDHDEYRPPVWKSYLYQLQQEAPHPRRLTCTSEVDNRPKYYGREYHGMISREEADQLLSVAEGSYLIRESQRQPGTYTLALRFGNQTRNFRLYRDGKHFVGEKRFESIHDLVTDGLITLYIETKAAEYIAKMTINPIYEHIGYTTLNKEPTLKKHLPVCQEVPDGPAPQGERGDEEKGLTSLVRRATLKDNDHATKYEKVHNFKVHTFRGPHWCEYCANFMWGLIAQGVKCADCGLNVHKQCSKMVPNDCKPDLKHVKKVYSCDLTTLVKAHNSKRPMVVDMCIQEIESRGVQSEGLYRISGFSDLIEDVKLAFDRDGEKADISVNVYEDINIITGALKLYFRDLPIPLITYDAYPRFMEAAKITDPDKRLEDHHEALKLLPPAHCETLCYLMAHLKRVTQNEKDTLMNAENLGIVFGPTLMRAPDLDAMTALNDIRYQRQVVETLIKNEDILF